TTGTACACTTCTGTTTCAACACAGGTTTATATCGGATCTCTGCTTGCGTCTGAAACTGACACAGAAACTATGTCATTATTATAATAACTTGTTGTTCAGCATTTCCCAGCCAGCTCAGCGTCTTACaatatagaagaaaaaacaaagaattgtgaattgtgtttttacagaaagagaggaggaaacagtattaaatacaaaaatatgttaagaaaatggaagaaatcTCGCTTCCTAAAATGGCTACAGCGGAAACGTGTACCACTTCGCCCTGAGTTTTTTTGACAGGTGGGGTTTGGTCTTAGCTGTTAATCCATTTGGGTTTTGCTTTTGATTTTCTGAAAGGCAGTTGTTCCTTGATATGCTAAtgcgctaatattttatttcagaattATTGTTGCACATGTTTGGCGAACTTTGCCACATTATGTTCGGAGTTCTTAGAGGAACTGCTGCCTGACAAGCCTTACTGCGGGTTGAAATTTCCACGCGTCGTGTGCGGAACTGTTCGAAAACAGCAGCGCGAAAAAAAGCAGGTCGCCAGCTAACATGTCTAGTTTTAGAGTTTAGGCAATAAGATGTgtgtcattttgacattttgtcgtGATATGACCTGTTTTAGTTGTGTTAATTTTAACATTTAGGATACTTTTGTTCACTGTAGCTTCAGTATTTTCGGGTTTTAAACGTTAGCTTAGCCAAACGTCACTGGTTTGCCGTTAGCTGTGTGGTGTATGTTAGCTTGCTAGTATGAAACCTGCTCGAGGTTCTAAACGGGCCCCATCAAACGGACCTAACGTGAAAAAAACGgataaacaggaaaaaacagcGAAACAGGTAAGATGATAAACTCTGCTGTTGTGTACACTGCTCTGTAGCTCAGGCAATCTGTCTGTATAACTTACTCCAAACGCTTAATGATGTTTTTACTTTCGGACCAGAAGCCCAGTGACAATCACAATGCCAAGAAACCCACAGCAGCACAGAAGAGAAAAGGTGAGGACAGCGCTTGTTGCATTCCAGTGTTCTAATCTTAAATGGATAATATGCAGCAAACggtattgtttgttgtttcattcTATTTTCTTGCTCCTGTTCCTTCCTCTGATAGCTGAAGTCTCACCTTCAGTCCCCAAGAAAGTCAAAGCTCAGGACAACTGGAAGCTCATACCGAGGCCCTCCATCACTGCTCTGGAGAGCATAATGGACTTGGCAATACTGTGAGTTCGCTGTGTTACTTTATAGCTGAACAGTCTGATTCCTCCTGGAGTTATTGTTGAAACTTTGAAAAGCAGTAAGTTCTTATTTAAAGCACATAATGCCTGCCATATATTTAAGCATGGGGCCACTACACTTACAGTCAATGAATTATAGTCAAAATTCACATTGTGAGGAtgctttttttcatgtgttCACAGAGCAACTCTTCCTCTGAGGCGgacagagaaaaaagagagCCAGGAACatctgaacataatgaaaaacaGGTGAGTAATAAGTGTTACATTATGATGACACTAAACTTTAATTCCCTGTATCTAATAGTTGTatacacataaaaccacaataaCATGTCATTTTAGGTAGTCGAGGGTTTTTATAGTGAGATCTAGCCTTTAAATAGTAAAGTAAGCAAAATGAGTGATATTTGTCCATGACCAGGTCAGTCGGTCAATTTATCATAAGTTTCACCGTCCGTTACTAAGACACAACAGTaaacaaatgaatcaaaaacaatattaaagGTGAAATACTATATGTACACATTACAAACATATATGTAATTGAAtcaaatgatgtaaaatattcaatttactaTTTTTGAGAAAGTCGTGAAAATCGGCACACTAAAGGATGCCAGTTGATAAAGTGGCTTTGAGCCTGTTATGCACATTGTAATGGGACTAATTAGGCCTTAAGGTTCCGAGTCTCCTGATTTTCAATTaacatatttcaaaaataaacaaaatgtctAGAATCAAGAAATTCATTTACATTTCTAGAAACTACTGAAATGCACATTCATATCTTCATGGAGCCTAATTCATAGTGATAGTATAATTTATTATGTGCAAGAGTTTCTTTCTGATATATTTCCTAATCCATTTTCAGGTTCCTTGCTGAATGTGCACAGCTCAGAGTTCCAgcgcagaaacagaaaaatctggAGCATTCATCTCAACGCCATCAGGAAGAAACCAAGAAGTCGGTGGTTGGAAAGGAGACTCTGAATACCCTGGAGGTGAGAGAATCTGTTGTCAGAAATTACTGTGAAATTTTCAAGATTTAAATTGTTGGATCATTTTTGCTGAAACACTTAATTGATTAGGATAGTGAAGGAAAATTAATTTGCGCTGTGTGTTGTAATTTTTTATGACTAAAGTTATTTcttaaggaaaaaaacaaacatttgttggTTCCTTATTGTAAATGGTAAGGATTGGCTTCCCCTTTTTTCtgttggttggctggttggtatCAAATGTTGTCTTAATCGCTGTGACTTTGCAATTTGCATTTTCTAGAGATGAGTCAGTGTTGAAATTCGGGGCCAATAATACCGGTACCTGATAATTATGTGTTGTAGATGACACGATAACTGACAATATTAATTTTACAAATGCAAGTGAGTATAGAAATGTTTTTCGATTGGTAACTTTCGGTTTTCTGCAGCAAGAATGTTCAGCAAACGTTCCTCATCCCTGAACATTAATAATGCAGTAATTTACTGTAAACATGATTGCAGTAGCATTATTTCTTATATGTAGACTAATCAATGACCAAGCCAATAATCTATAAGCCACCAACATCTCGTGCAGTCCTGGCATTTTTCCACTGTATCGTggcattttagaaaaaaaggcAACGGACAATAGGGTTACCTAATAAAGAGTTACATAAATTTTGcctgtgggtgtgtttgtgtttctaggAAGATTTGTGGGCTGTGATAGGTGCTCTGGAGAAGACAGAGGAGCAGACTGCGTCATTACAGCACTCATGCAATATGCTGagagaacaggtggaggaggaggaagagaaatctaaacaggtgaaaaacattcaaacaaGTATTCAAAAGTcaactgttatttttctgtcttacaCTGACCtgcatcagtgtttttctttaattggTTGTGGTACATGTACGCAAGGTTtatttggatttcttttttataaCTGCAACCATTCAACAAACATTCAGAGATGATATGTAAAGTTgtatgttttaaatgtgtttggaTAAATAAAAACTCAAAGAGGCACAACATAATGCAGATGGCTTTCTCACAGGTGCACTGCAATTAAGCCAGTAATATCCAATTTACTCTTTGGTGTGTATAAAAATGCTGAGTCAGCCCAGTGTATTTTGATTTTGTATCAAGATGACAAGAGGAAAAGCTCGAAATGACTTTTTTAAAGATGGCTCATTGTTGGGACAGAGAGCTTCAGTGACAAAAACTGCTCAACTGGTTTGTCCTGTGTGTGACATCTTGCTG
This genomic interval from Acanthochromis polyacanthus isolate Apoly-LR-REF ecotype Palm Island chromosome 2, KAUST_Apoly_ChrSc, whole genome shotgun sequence contains the following:
- the cenpq gene encoding centromere protein Q, producing the protein MKPARGSKRAPSNGPNVKKTDKQEKTAKQKPSDNHNAKKPTAAQKRKAEVSPSVPKKVKAQDNWKLIPRPSITALESIMDLAILATLPLRRTEKKESQEHLNIMKNRFLAECAQLRVPAQKQKNLEHSSQRHQEETKKSVVGKETLNTLEEDLWAVIGALEKTEEQTASLQHSCNMLREQVEEEEEKSKQILQRIEQAVLNLPRLPQQKDGKSLEARLRKIIRDSDSETTARKLGEILQKSEAVQDDQVLLLQAHKHADQLFRKTKP